Part of the Sulfuricurvum kujiense DSM 16994 genome, CAAAAAGAGGGGACTTCCAAAATTTTGGCAAACGGTTGGGATGTGGTTAGTACGGACGGGCTGAGAGGCTCTCATTACGAGCATACGGTTGCAATAATCAACGGTAGAGCTGAAATATTATCAATCGCGTAAAGGAATAAAAATGGCAAAAGATGATGTCATTGAAGTAGACGGAAAGATTATTGAGGCACTACCCAATGCAACGTTTCGTGTTGAGTTGCCGAATGGTCATGTGATTTTGTGTCATATCGCAGGAAAAATGCGTATGCACTACATTAAGATTCTCCCAGGTGATACGGTGAAAATCGAACTTACTCCATACAGTTTGGACAAAGGGCGAATTACCTATCGCTACAAATAAATCTTCCCCTTAGCGGGAAGCCTATAACTATTTTTTGATAAGGGATTTTCATTTATGAAAAAATACTTATACCTGCTCTTCTTTCTTGTTACTCCACTCTTTTCTTCGGAAGGACAACAATCTTTTTGGGAAACCTATACGGATGCTCTGCGCGGTAACAAAGAAGCGCAGTTTCAAGTCGGCGTTATATTTGAGCGCGGAATCGGTAGAGAGGAAAATCAGTCGCTGGCGGCACAATGGTTTGAAAAATCGGCAGAACAAGGGCATGTGGACGCGCAATACAATGTAGCGATCATGTATGCGGCCGGACGGGGAGTCGACGTGGATGAGGGTAAAGCGATGATGTGGCTTGCCAAAGCGGCGAAACAAAAAGATAAAGAAGCACGAAAACTACTTAACGACATTATTGACGGGAAACTGGATAAAAAATCATCCGATGCCGTAAATAATTATCATGATGCAGTTTCGGAC contains:
- the infA gene encoding translation initiation factor IF-1, whose translation is MAKDDVIEVDGKIIEALPNATFRVELPNGHVILCHIAGKMRMHYIKILPGDTVKIELTPYSLDKGRITYRYK
- a CDS encoding tetratricopeptide repeat protein — translated: MKKYLYLLFFLVTPLFSSEGQQSFWETYTDALRGNKEAQFQVGVIFERGIGREENQSLAAQWFEKSAEQGHVDAQYNVAIMYAAGRGVDVDEGKAMMWLAKAAKQKDKEARKLLNDIIDGKLDKKSSDAVNNYHDAVSDNSFEMITPTTLMTKEGAKVCDQKGICIALKANTALTSTSKNRQFYKISGTVTKKGWQEYKKEGWIDENSVEIRR